The Prochlorococcus marinus str. MIT 1214 sequence AGGAAATCCTGCTTTCATTAATGTTCTGCCTTTCGTATCACATATTGAAGCGTGGGCTCTATGAATGGATTCAACACTTGAACCCCTTTTTACTAGAACCTTTATAGAATTTTTGTCGTGGTTAGATATATTATTTTGTAAATTCATATATTAATTCATTCCTAAAAATATAAATAATAATGAAACTATAACAACTGATACTAAGAGTATTATTATTACTTCTAAATGATTTAAAATAGGTTTGATTTGATTTTGAGCTATGAGTAAATCTTTTGCTCTCCAATTGATTGGTTTTTCCCAAATCTGTCCATCGTACCAACCAGATTCTTCATATTCAATTTTTTCGGAATTAAGTCGTTTATATATATAAGTCCAACTTAACCATTGTCTGATAAGTAATAATATAGGAAAAGCAAGAGATACAGTTAGACTTACAAATAAAAGTTCAAAAATGTTGTTTTTCAAGTGATTGCTTCCATAAGATATTGTTAAGCTAACTGGTGTGATAAATAACCAACAAACTGTTAATTTCCGGTAGAAGATATTTCTTTCTAAAAAAGGCCAGGAGATTAACCACGAATTTCTAATGTTATTAAATTCATTCAATGGCCTTTGGCTCTCAGGCACAGGGCATATTATTTTATTCATCTATTAGTTTTATTAATTTATTATTTATAAAATCATGAATAATGCCATTGCTCCAAAATGATTCTAAATCATAGAATTTTCTTTCATTAGGTTGAAAAACATTAATTATTAGATCTCCATAATCTAATAATGCCCATTTAGCTTCATTTATTCCTTCTTTACGGAGAGGTAACAGATCTGCTTCCTCTCTCATTGTCTTCTCTACATTATTAACTATCGCCCTTACTTGAACATCAGAAAGTCCTTCAGTAATTAATATCCAATCAGCTATACTTGAAACTTCATCAACTTTTAAAAGTTTTATATCTCCTGCTTTTCTATCATCGCAAGCAACTGCAGCTAGTTCAACTAACACACTACTATCCATAAACATTTTCACTCGTAACTGATTTTTTAGACCCCTCTTGAGATGCCATTTCTGCACGCGCTCTTTCAGCACTTTTTCTGAGTGCTTCTAATCTGTCTTCATAAAATGTTCTCTTTTTTTTCTTTCTTGATTTTTCTACTAAATCTTTTAAAGCCCCACCAAGACTTTTATAAGCATTTGGAACGCTATATCCGAATCTACATGCGAGATCAATCGCTCTCTCGTCAGCTGATATAGAATCTTGTAAACGTTTCTCAGAATTATTTTTTAAGTAAAGTCGATAACCTGCAAAGCCTGATAATCCAATTGCCATTAAAAGTAACAATCCATCTTGAACCCATAATTCTCCAATAGCACCACCTAATCCTATTGCCAGAGCTGCCATTTCCCAGCCATCTCTAGGAATTGTGTCATTTTGAATGCGTCCTACCTCATGCCAAAACAACAAATTTCTATGATCTTGAGCTAAATAGTCCCATTGCTCAAGATCAATTTGAATCTCGACTTCATCTCGCCCAATTTCTTCAAGCGTGATCAAGGGGGGGTCTATTGCTGCTGCGGCTTCAATGAATACCCAGCTTTGGTTTTCTGGTGGCAGCAGCCCTTTAAGGCGCTGTAGTTCGCTCATACTCTTTGTTTCTTATTCGGAAAGTTGGTTAAACTTTAATAGTAGTTTGCCGATCTAGACAGTAGATGATAAACAGATACCTAGAATGCGTGACATAAATGAAGTTTACAAGAGATTCACATGCCACGGCGTAAAGATATACGTCGAATTTTGATACTAGGTTCTGGACCAATTGTTATTGGACAGGCCTGTGAATTCGATTATTCCGGTACTCAGGCATGTAAAGCGCTAAGAAGCGAAGGCTTTG is a genomic window containing:
- a CDS encoding CGLD27 family protein, with the protein product MNKIICPVPESQRPLNEFNNIRNSWLISWPFLERNIFYRKLTVCWLFITPVSLTISYGSNHLKNNIFELLFVSLTVSLAFPILLLIRQWLSWTYIYKRLNSEKIEYEESGWYDGQIWEKPINWRAKDLLIAQNQIKPILNHLEVIIILLVSVVIVSLLFIFLGMN
- the rsfS gene encoding ribosome silencing factor — encoded protein: MDSSVLVELAAVACDDRKAGDIKLLKVDEVSSIADWILITEGLSDVQVRAIVNNVEKTMREEADLLPLRKEGINEAKWALLDYGDLIINVFQPNERKFYDLESFWSNGIIHDFINNKLIKLIDE
- a CDS encoding DUF3318 domain-containing protein; translation: MSELQRLKGLLPPENQSWVFIEAAAAIDPPLITLEEIGRDEVEIQIDLEQWDYLAQDHRNLLFWHEVGRIQNDTIPRDGWEMAALAIGLGGAIGELWVQDGLLLLMAIGLSGFAGYRLYLKNNSEKRLQDSISADERAIDLACRFGYSVPNAYKSLGGALKDLVEKSRKKKKRTFYEDRLEALRKSAERARAEMASQEGSKKSVTSENVYG